A window of Cellulomonas wangleii genomic DNA:
CAGCGAACCGGGCGCCGTCAGTCGCTCGGCGAGCTTCTTCGGCCACACCACCGCGACGTCCCTGATGACGAAGCTTCCGCCGACGAGCGGCCAGTCCGCCTCGATGAAGCAGAGGGTCCCGGTCACCGGGACCTCGGTGAGGCCGCGGTCACGGAGAGCTGACACCACGAGGTCGACCTGGCGGAGAACGCCGTCGACGAGGCGGGTGCAGTCGCGGCGACCGACGACCAGCTTCTCGACCCGTGGCCGGAACAGGCCACCCTCCACCTCCCGCGAGGGCCGCCCGGTGTAGCGCTTGGCATCGATCACGTGCACACCGGTCGGCCCCACCGCGACGTGGTCGATGTTGGCGCGCGTCCGGGGGATGCGGCGGTCGTGAAGCACCCTGACCTGCTGAGCAGCCAACGTGTCGAGCCGTGCCCCCAGCAGCTCCTCCCCTCGAGCGCCTCGGGCCCACGCCGTCGTGCTCTGCGGCTCCTCGCTGAGCGCCAGGATGAGCCCGCCGAGACGAGGGTGCGCCTCGCGGATGCGTGCTTCGCGCCCGGCCGCTCGGCGCTCGTACTCGCGACGGGCGGACGAACCCGCTGTGCCCGGGTCCACAGGCGCCATCCCGGCAGCCTGCACGGGTCCGTGTCCGGGTGTCTTCGGGCTGCCCGCTGCCGGAGACGCGCGAACCGCAGCCGCCACCGCAGCCTGTCCCAGGCAGTCGAGGCAGCGCACCGTACGGCTCGCTGCGACGTAGGCGGCCCGTGTTCGACCGGGGAGGTTTACCGCACACGTGTCGCACGTTCCCGCGTAGCGCAGCGACATGACCTTGTGAGCCACCGACTGGGAACCGCTCGAACCGTCCGTCATGTGGATGACATCGGCACCGCGGGACCCGCACGCGAGGCGCACGGCGTACCCGTCGTGAACGGCGCACCCGGCGTGCCGTCCCACGTCACCGGGCTCCGGCCGCGGGAGGATGGCGTCCCCGCCACCGAAGGAGCCCGGCATGAGCACGCCCTCGCGCCCGTCCACCCGGACCGACCACGACGTCCCGGTGCCGATGCGGGACGGGACGGTGCTGCGGGCCGTGGTGGTGCGGCCGCTGGTCGACGAGCCCGTCCCCGTGGTGCTGCTGCGCAGCCCGTACCCGCTGGCGGACGCGCGCTTCGAGACGGACCTCATGGGGCTCGCGGAGCGGGGGCTTGCCCTGGTGATGGTCGCCCTGCGCGGCACCGGTGCGTCCGACGGTGTGTTCTACCCCTGGGTGGACGACGAGCGCGACGGTGTCGACACGATCGCGTGGTGCGCGGACCAGGAGTGGTCGAACGGGCGCGTCGCGACGACGGGCCGCAGCTACGTCGCGCAGACGCAGCTGTACGCCGCGGGCGGGGCGCCGCCGGCGCTGCGCGCGATGGTCACCGGTGTCGTGCCGAGCGACCCGTGGTCGCTGACCTACACCGGCGGTGCGCTCAACCTGGGGTCGGCCCTCGGCTGGGCGGCGGCCATGGCGGGCGTCCCGCTGGCACGGCGTGCGGCGGCGGGCGAGGACGTGACCGCGCTGCAGGAGGCGTGGGGTGCGCTGCTGGGCAGCTTCCCCGCCGGGTTCGCGACGACGCCGCTGACACGGATCCCGGTGCTGGACGAGCTGTTCCCCGCCTGGCGGGACTGGGTCGAGCACGCGCACGTCGACGACTACTGGCAGCAGCACGCGCTGCCGGACCGCCCCGCCCTGCCGACGTTCGTGGTCGCCGGCTGGCACGACGTGTTCCGCGACCTCTCGCTGCGGGAGTTCGCCCGCGAGCCGCGGCACCCCGGGTCGCGGCTGGTGATCGGGCCGTGGAGCCACGGCGCCGCGGGACGCTCGCTGGGCGACGTCGACCACGGGCCGTCGGCGGCCGGTGGTGCGATCGGCCTCGACGCCCGGCTCCTGGACTTCCTCGCCGCGCACCTCGCCTCCGACGACGTCCCCGTCCCCGACGCCCCCGTGCAGGTCTTCGTGACCGGGGCGAACGTGTGGACGCACCACACGACGTGGCCCCCGCCGGCCCGCGACCTCGACCTGCACCTGCACCCGGGTGCGCTGGCCGCCGAGGCCGCTCCCGCCGGGACGCCGCCCAGCCGCTACGTGTTCGACCCGCGCGACCCCGTCCCCACCCTCGGCGGCAACACCCTGCTGCCGCAGGGCGACGCGGCCGGCACGTGCGGGTCGGTGGACCAGCGTCCGCTCGACGGGCGCACCGACGTGCTGCGGTTCGTGGGCGACCCGCTGCCGGCGCCGCTGCGCGTGATCGGGACGGTGCGGCTCACCCTGCACGCGGCGACCAGCGCGGCGGACACCGACTGGACGGCCAAGCTGGTCGACGTCCACCCCGACGGCACGGCGCTCAACCTCGTTGACGGCATCCTGCGCGCCAGCCGGCAGGACCCCACGAACCCCACGCTGCTGACCCCCGACGAGCCGCACGAGCTGGTCGTCGAGCTGGGTGCCGTGGGCCACGAGTTCGCCGCCGGGCACCGGGTCCGCCTGGACGTGTCGAGCTCGAGCTTCCCGCGGTTCGACCGCAACCCCGGCACGGGCGCACCGGCCGCGAGCGTCGCCGAGGCGGACTTCGTGACGGCGCACCAGCGGGTGCTGCACGACGCCGCGCACCCGTCCCGGCTGACGCTCCCGGTGGTCGCCGCCGACGACCAGCCCGCCGACAACTAGCCCGCCGACGGACCGCGCGACGCGGCGGCGATCGCGTCCGCCGCGCGGATCAGCCCGATGTGGCTGAACGCCTGCGGGAAGTTGCCGATGAGCCGCCCCTCGACCGGGTCGTACTCCTCGCTGAGCAGGCCGACGTCGTTCGCGAAGCCGACGAGCCGGTCCATGAGCGCCCGCGCCTCGCCGAGCCGCCCGGAGAGCGCGTACTGCTCGACGAGCCAGAAGTTGCAGATGAGGAACGGGTGCTCGTCCCCGGCGAGCCCGTCCATGCCGTTGTCGGTGCGGTAGCGGTGCACCAGCCCGTGCGCGTCGACCAGCTGGGACTCGATGCGGGCGACGGTGCCGAGCATGCGCGGGTCGTCGTGCGCGACGAACCCGGTGTGCGGCAGCTGCAGCAGTGCCGCGTCCACGCGGGTGCCGCCGTAGACCTGCGTGAAGCTGTCGAGCCCGGCGTCGAACCCGCGCTCCTCGATCTCGACGCGCAGCCGGTCACGCAGCTCGCGCCAGCGCTCCAGGGGGCCGTCCAGACCGTGCGGGTGCTCGACGGCCCGGATGCCCCGGTCGAACGCGGCCCACATCATCACGCGCCCGTGCGTGAAGTGGTGCAGCTCGCCGCGCATCTCCCAGATGCCGTTGTCCTTGCGGTCGAGGTTGCGCTCGCAGAACCGCAGCAGGCCCTTCTGCAGCCCCCAGGACCACTCGTCCTCCTCGACGCCCGCGTCACGCAGCCGCGCCAGCGCGATCATCACCTCGCCCACCACGTCGGCCTGGTACTGGTCCGCGGCGCCGTTGCCGATCCGCACCGGGCGCGACCCCTCGTACCCGGTGAGGTGGCCGAGCACCTTCTCGGTGAGCTCCCGCTCACCCCCCACGCCGTACATGATCTGGATGTGGTCGGCGTCGCCGGCGACGGCGCGCAGCAGCCAGTCGCGCCACGGCACCGCGGCGTGCGCGCGACCGTGCGCGACGGCGACCTCGATGGTGAGCGCCGCGTCCCGCAGCCACACGTACCGGTAGTCCCAGTTGCGGCTGCCGCCCAGGCTCTCGGGCAGCGACGCGGTGGGCGCCGCGACGACGCCACCGGTCCGCGCGTGGGTCAGGGCCCGCAGCACGAGCATCGAGCGCAGCACCTGGGGGTTGTAGCCGGTGTCCACGTGGCGTGCCGCCGACCACTGGGTCCAGTACTCGATGGTCGCGGCGAGCGCGTTGTCGACGGCCACGGGCGGGGGCTCGTCCTCGTACGAGGAGAACATCGTGAGGTCCCAGTCGAGGCTCTGCCTGGCCTCCAGGCGGAACCGGCCCGTCAGCCGCGGGGCGGGTGCGCCGGCACCGCCCTCGGCGTGCGCGTCGAACGCGCCCGTCGCGTGGTCGTCCGCCCAGGTCAGCAGCGGCCCGTTGAGCACCAGACCGTCCGGGCCGGCGAGCGACAGCAGCGCACGTGAGCCCTCGCGGTCGACCACACGCACCCACGGCGTGGCCCGCGCGTAGTCGAACCGCAGACGCAGGTCGTGCTCCACCTCGACGGTCCCTTCCAGGCACTGCACGCGCCGCACCAGGTCGGCGCGCTCGGTGACCAGCGGCAGGAAGTCCGTGACGCGCGCGCGGCCCGTGGGGGTCCGCCACGTCGTCTCCAGGACGAAGGTGTGCGGGATGTAGCGACGCTCGACCACCTCGCCGTCGACCACGGAGAGCTGCCAGCGGCCGTCGTCGGGGCCACCCAGCAGGGCCGAGAAGACGGCCGGGGAGTCGTAGCGCGGCAGGCACAGCCAGTCGATGCTGCCCTGGCGGGACACCAGCGGACCGGTGCACAGGTCGGACAGCAGCGCGTAGTCCTCCAGGGGCGTGCTCATCGCGGCTCCTGCGCACCGGCGACGGCACGTCCGTCGCTCCCGTCGAGCATCCCGACCCGGCGGGCCTCACGCACGTCGGGGCGGGGCCGACCTGCGACGGCGTCGGTCGTCAGCCGTCGGTCGTCAGCCGTCAGTCGTCGGTCACGTCCGCGAGCGCGTCGGCCGCGCGGATCAGCCCGATGTGGCTGAAGGCCTGCGGGAAGTTGCCGACGAGCCGCCCCGCCCCCGGGTCGTACTCCTCGCTGAGCAGGCCCAGGTCGTTCGCGTACCCGACGAGCTGCTTCATCAGCACCCGGGCGTCCTCGACCCGCCCGCTGCGGGCGTACTGCTCCACCAGCCAGAAGCAGCAGATGAGGAACGGGTGC
This region includes:
- a CDS encoding CocE/NonD family hydrolase encodes the protein MSTPSRPSTRTDHDVPVPMRDGTVLRAVVVRPLVDEPVPVVLLRSPYPLADARFETDLMGLAERGLALVMVALRGTGASDGVFYPWVDDERDGVDTIAWCADQEWSNGRVATTGRSYVAQTQLYAAGGAPPALRAMVTGVVPSDPWSLTYTGGALNLGSALGWAAAMAGVPLARRAAAGEDVTALQEAWGALLGSFPAGFATTPLTRIPVLDELFPAWRDWVEHAHVDDYWQQHALPDRPALPTFVVAGWHDVFRDLSLREFAREPRHPGSRLVIGPWSHGAAGRSLGDVDHGPSAAGGAIGLDARLLDFLAAHLASDDVPVPDAPVQVFVTGANVWTHHTTWPPPARDLDLHLHPGALAAEAAPAGTPPSRYVFDPRDPVPTLGGNTLLPQGDAAGTCGSVDQRPLDGRTDVLRFVGDPLPAPLRVIGTVRLTLHAATSAADTDWTAKLVDVHPDGTALNLVDGILRASRQDPTNPTLLTPDEPHELVVELGAVGHEFAAGHRVRLDVSSSSFPRFDRNPGTGAPAASVAEADFVTAHQRVLHDAAHPSRLTLPVVAADDQPADN
- a CDS encoding nuclease-related domain-containing protein — its product is MTDGSSGSQSVAHKVMSLRYAGTCDTCAVNLPGRTRAAYVAASRTVRCLDCLGQAAVAAAVRASPAAGSPKTPGHGPVQAAGMAPVDPGTAGSSARREYERRAAGREARIREAHPRLGGLILALSEEPQSTTAWARGARGEELLGARLDTLAAQQVRVLHDRRIPRTRANIDHVAVGPTGVHVIDAKRYTGRPSREVEGGLFRPRVEKLVVGRRDCTRLVDGVLRQVDLVVSALRDRGLTEVPVTGTLCFIEADWPLVGGSFVIRDVAVVWPKKLAERLTAPGSLGETEVVAVHEALAKEFPPA
- a CDS encoding glycoside hydrolase family 15 protein; the encoded protein is MSTPLEDYALLSDLCTGPLVSRQGSIDWLCLPRYDSPAVFSALLGGPDDGRWQLSVVDGEVVERRYIPHTFVLETTWRTPTGRARVTDFLPLVTERADLVRRVQCLEGTVEVEHDLRLRFDYARATPWVRVVDREGSRALLSLAGPDGLVLNGPLLTWADDHATGAFDAHAEGGAGAPAPRLTGRFRLEARQSLDWDLTMFSSYEDEPPPVAVDNALAATIEYWTQWSAARHVDTGYNPQVLRSMLVLRALTHARTGGVVAAPTASLPESLGGSRNWDYRYVWLRDAALTIEVAVAHGRAHAAVPWRDWLLRAVAGDADHIQIMYGVGGERELTEKVLGHLTGYEGSRPVRIGNGAADQYQADVVGEVMIALARLRDAGVEEDEWSWGLQKGLLRFCERNLDRKDNGIWEMRGELHHFTHGRVMMWAAFDRGIRAVEHPHGLDGPLERWRELRDRLRVEIEERGFDAGLDSFTQVYGGTRVDAALLQLPHTGFVAHDDPRMLGTVARIESQLVDAHGLVHRYRTDNGMDGLAGDEHPFLICNFWLVEQYALSGRLGEARALMDRLVGFANDVGLLSEEYDPVEGRLIGNFPQAFSHIGLIRAADAIAAASRGPSAG